The following proteins are encoded in a genomic region of Spirochaetota bacterium:
- a CDS encoding SDR family oxidoreductase — protein sequence MKSFAEKNVILTGAATGIGRLMALMMADEKANLALIDVNVKKLEETRKECAAKGAKVKAYTCDISNKKAIDGLVKKVTKDFARIDVLINNAGMVTGKFIQEYDFEDFQRVMMVNFVGGAYLTRLILPDMMKRNSGHIVFVASAMGIVGVPRMGAYVASKHAIVGFIDTLRMELKKFGYKGVKTLCVCPSAIDTGMFPGYKAPPLSPILKPEEVARRTLRSIKSEWTYLKLPFIVKLIPLMKIFPATVVDILAGVTGLLSTMDHFQGKK from the coding sequence ATGAAGTCTTTTGCTGAAAAAAATGTCATTCTCACCGGCGCGGCGACCGGCATCGGGAGATTGATGGCGCTGATGATGGCGGATGAAAAGGCCAACCTCGCACTGATCGATGTTAACGTAAAGAAACTTGAGGAGACGCGCAAGGAATGCGCGGCCAAAGGCGCAAAGGTAAAGGCTTATACCTGCGATATTTCCAATAAAAAAGCAATCGACGGGCTGGTGAAAAAGGTAACGAAAGACTTCGCCCGGATCGATGTGCTTATCAACAACGCGGGCATGGTAACGGGGAAGTTCATCCAGGAATATGACTTCGAGGATTTCCAGAGGGTCATGATGGTCAACTTCGTCGGCGGCGCATACCTCACGCGCCTTATCCTGCCTGACATGATGAAGCGCAACAGCGGCCATATCGTTTTTGTGGCGTCGGCCATGGGTATTGTGGGCGTGCCGAGGATGGGGGCCTATGTGGCGTCGAAGCACGCCATCGTCGGATTTATCGATACACTGCGGATGGAGCTGAAAAAGTTCGGGTATAAAGGGGTGAAAACCCTGTGCGTGTGCCCATCGGCGATCGATACCGGCATGTTTCCAGGATACAAGGCGCCGCCCCTGTCGCCCATCCTCAAGCCGGAAGAAGTTGCCCGGCGAACCCTCAGATCGATCAAAAGCGAATGGACCTACCTGAAGCTGCCCTTCATCGTGAAGCTTATACCTCTAATGAAGATTTTTCCCGCCACGGTAGTCGATATTCTGGCCGGAGTAACGGGCCTCCTGAGTACCATGGACCATTTCCAGGGAAAGAAATAA
- a CDS encoding PAS domain S-box protein → MVFISRATSLMTLLIMIVTPPLFSKPFVISDSITKQVMGSYLDYFVDTSGKLSITDISSTAFQEKFRSLPEAKNSFGFTKAVIWLRVIVENKTDHVVPWLLDFGYPLIDDICFYQPYKKDHASHCTGDRKPYSTRPINHRSFVFPVASPAGESTCYVRLASGGSMIISLTAWRESSFMKRALHESIFIWMFYGIMIALIIYNLFIFLSIRELNYLYLSLFAVSNTLHTLSFNGVGFQYLWPNLPEWGNMANLVFNNFVCVFSLLFTRSFLETRLHMPRFDRLMLLAFLSIMATFLFMPFIEYRTAAPVVTFNTGVLLVLYLVSGAYLLAKGSRPARFYMTAWLCMLLGAFVRVLNSFGVIPESFLVTWGTDIGAALLVTLLSLGIADKINVFRREREQALEATREAEEKYRALIETTDTGYVIIDESGRVLDANSEYVRLTGRLTLDDILGKNVTEWTSPADREKNAAAVEACMRDGFIRNLEIEYVHGNGAIVPIEINATVIDSKEGRRILTICRDYTYRKTVMDNLQASLREKDVLLMEIHHRVKNNLQIISSLISLQSGKISDKEVLMLYEDLNSRIRAMSLIHEHLYQTGDFARIDFAEYIMIITVDLQNTYRLYYGDCVVEYDTDHIELDIVKAIPCGLMLNEIISNSFKYAFPPTFEGRATVRISFHEHGGDTIKLVVSDNGVGLPPTVEPEMKKTLGLSLIYLLADQIRGTVTVDREEGTKYTVIFSKS, encoded by the coding sequence ATGGTTTTCATCAGCCGCGCTACATCCCTGATGACCCTGCTTATAATGATAGTTACCCCGCCGCTTTTCTCCAAGCCCTTTGTTATCAGCGACAGCATCACAAAGCAGGTTATGGGTTCGTACCTTGATTATTTTGTCGACACCTCGGGGAAGTTATCCATAACGGACATCTCTTCAACTGCGTTCCAGGAAAAATTCCGCAGCCTGCCGGAAGCAAAAAACAGTTTCGGATTCACAAAAGCCGTCATATGGCTGAGGGTAATCGTTGAGAATAAAACCGACCATGTTGTTCCATGGCTTCTCGATTTCGGATATCCCCTCATCGATGACATCTGCTTCTATCAACCGTATAAAAAAGACCATGCATCACACTGCACCGGGGACAGAAAGCCATACAGCACAAGACCCATCAACCACCGTTCCTTTGTTTTCCCGGTCGCTTCGCCCGCCGGCGAATCGACATGCTACGTCAGACTCGCCTCCGGCGGTTCCATGATAATATCTTTAACCGCCTGGCGCGAATCATCCTTCATGAAACGCGCCTTACATGAATCGATTTTTATCTGGATGTTTTACGGGATAATGATCGCGCTCATCATCTACAATCTTTTTATATTCCTCTCCATTCGAGAATTGAATTATCTCTACCTGTCGCTGTTCGCCGTCAGCAACACGCTCCACACCCTTTCTTTCAACGGCGTCGGATTCCAATACCTGTGGCCGAACCTGCCTGAATGGGGCAACATGGCCAACCTTGTATTCAACAATTTTGTCTGTGTTTTTTCGCTTTTATTCACCCGGAGCTTTCTTGAAACCCGTCTTCACATGCCGAGATTTGACAGGCTTATGCTTCTTGCTTTTCTATCTATCATGGCCACGTTCCTCTTCATGCCGTTTATCGAATACCGTACCGCGGCCCCGGTGGTGACGTTCAACACCGGCGTCCTCCTTGTTTTATATCTCGTCTCCGGAGCGTACCTGCTTGCCAAGGGATCGCGTCCGGCCAGATTCTACATGACAGCCTGGCTCTGCATGTTGCTAGGGGCTTTCGTACGGGTTCTCAACTCCTTCGGCGTGATACCCGAAAGCTTTCTGGTCACCTGGGGCACCGATATCGGCGCGGCTCTGCTTGTGACGCTTCTTTCTCTCGGCATCGCGGACAAGATCAACGTGTTTCGCCGGGAGCGGGAGCAGGCCCTTGAGGCCACCAGGGAAGCCGAGGAAAAATACAGGGCCCTCATCGAAACGACGGATACCGGCTATGTCATCATCGATGAATCGGGCAGGGTCCTGGACGCCAATTCGGAATATGTGCGTCTCACCGGCCGCCTGACCCTCGATGACATTCTCGGCAAGAACGTCACGGAATGGACATCTCCCGCCGACAGGGAAAAGAACGCCGCCGCGGTGGAAGCGTGCATGCGGGACGGATTTATCAGGAACCTGGAGATCGAATATGTCCATGGGAACGGCGCAATTGTTCCGATAGAGATCAACGCCACGGTAATCGACAGCAAGGAAGGAAGGCGGATCCTCACCATCTGCCGGGATTACACATACCGCAAGACGGTCATGGACAACCTCCAGGCTTCGCTCCGCGAGAAGGACGTTCTCCTCATGGAGATACATCACCGGGTCAAGAATAACCTGCAGATCATCAGCAGCCTCATTTCCCTGCAGTCGGGCAAGATATCTGACAAAGAGGTGCTCATGCTTTACGAGGACCTTAACAGCAGGATCAGGGCGATGTCCCTGATACACGAGCACCTGTACCAGACCGGCGACTTCGCCCGTATCGACTTTGCCGAGTACATCATGATCATCACCGTTGATCTGCAGAACACCTACCGGCTCTATTACGGCGACTGCGTCGTGGAATACGATACGGACCACATCGAGCTTGACATCGTCAAGGCCATACCGTGCGGCCTGATGCTCAACGAAATCATATCGAACAGCTTCAAGTACGCCTTCCCGCCGACCTTCGAGGGACGGGCAACGGTGCGCATCTCCTTCCATGAGCACGGCGGCGACACGATCAAGCTCGTCGTGAGCGACAACGGTGTCGGTCTGCCGCCGACGGTGGAGCCCGAGATGAAGAAGACCCTGGGCCTCTCCCTCATTTATCTCCTGGCCGATCAGATCAGGGGAACGGTCACGGTCGACCGGGAGGAAGGAACGAAATACACCGTTATATTCAGCAAGAGCTGA
- a CDS encoding SpoIIE family protein phosphatase, translating to MPSLEARSYLTLIIPMFIMALGFTVFFHNRRSRANRFFSIFMISVSLWLFAGIVYFTHCGAAVLLLPLQICIGSFFGVLFYFFSRAFIDEHFRVNPLESLLVVPAVCVALYYAMVLLWPGPLPGFERDFTIVDGRVHREPTRMYFLYSINMLAGIAAAVVVLIQGYRRELDASRRRRILIILVSIILGASGIYILSNILTLAGLSGYEHFSLIPHLASIVIVSFTILGDRAWTIEHLLDIIKRRNLEIESELETARLLQMRLLPEEGRTTAGCEVHSAYIPVDKVGGDFFDYGEWNGVPAFFIADVSGHGLPGAFLATVTKMALDGIGDRSETGAVLMELNKVICRATVRQNFVTAFYCVIDRDRGRMRYSSAGHPTQILCRRRGGECVELDAMGSPLGWFTDLSIGENEVAVEAGDRLVLYTDGVVECRNGEGDMFGEGRFLDFIASHVNDPPRSFLEALLNEIRIHSGAEAFGDDITCLVVDIQ from the coding sequence ATGCCTTCTTTGGAGGCGCGATCGTATCTAACCCTTATAATTCCCATGTTCATCATGGCGCTGGGATTCACCGTTTTTTTTCATAACCGGAGGAGCAGGGCCAACCGCTTCTTTTCCATCTTTATGATCTCTGTGTCGCTGTGGCTCTTCGCCGGCATTGTATATTTCACCCATTGCGGCGCCGCGGTCCTGCTGCTCCCGCTCCAGATTTGCATCGGCTCCTTTTTTGGCGTGCTATTTTATTTTTTTTCGCGAGCCTTTATCGACGAGCATTTTCGGGTAAACCCCCTGGAATCGCTGCTTGTCGTCCCTGCCGTGTGCGTGGCCCTCTACTACGCAATGGTCCTCCTCTGGCCCGGGCCGCTCCCGGGATTTGAGAGGGATTTTACCATCGTTGACGGCCGCGTTCACCGGGAGCCGACCCGGATGTACTTTCTATATTCGATAAACATGCTGGCCGGCATCGCGGCCGCCGTGGTTGTTTTGATACAGGGGTATCGCCGGGAGCTAGACGCGTCCCGCCGTCGCAGGATCCTTATCATCCTCGTTTCGATCATTCTCGGCGCTTCCGGCATCTATATCCTGAGCAATATCCTGACCCTGGCCGGCCTGAGCGGATACGAGCACTTTTCTTTGATACCGCATCTGGCGAGCATTGTCATTGTTTCATTTACGATCCTGGGCGACCGGGCGTGGACCATCGAGCACCTTCTTGATATCATCAAGAGGCGCAACCTTGAGATCGAAAGCGAGCTTGAAACGGCGCGCCTCCTCCAGATGAGGCTGTTGCCCGAAGAGGGCCGCACCACGGCCGGTTGCGAAGTTCATTCGGCCTACATCCCGGTGGACAAGGTGGGAGGGGATTTTTTCGATTACGGTGAATGGAACGGCGTCCCGGCATTCTTCATAGCTGACGTTTCCGGGCACGGGTTGCCGGGGGCCTTCCTGGCAACGGTGACGAAGATGGCCCTCGATGGGATCGGCGACCGGTCGGAGACCGGCGCGGTGCTCATGGAGTTGAACAAGGTGATCTGCCGCGCCACGGTGCGGCAGAACTTCGTGACGGCTTTTTACTGCGTGATCGACCGCGACCGGGGCCGCATGAGATACTCCAGCGCAGGACATCCGACCCAGATCCTCTGCCGCAGGCGCGGCGGGGAATGCGTAGAGCTAGACGCCATGGGCTCCCCCCTGGGGTGGTTCACCGATCTCAGTATCGGGGAGAACGAGGTCGCGGTGGAAGCGGGGGACCGGCTGGTCCTGTATACGGACGGCGTCGTTGAATGCAGGAACGGGGAGGGCGATATGTTCGGCGAGGGGCGTTTCCTGGATTTTATCGCCAGCCACGTCAATGATCCTCCCCGGTCGTTTCTTGAAGCCCTCCTGAATGAGATACGGATTCATTCAGGCGCGGAAGCTTTCGGGGACGATATTACCTGCCTTGTCGTAGATATCCAGTGA
- a CDS encoding YkgJ family cysteine cluster protein, translating to MSNYCLECSKQGMDCCRESHAKFLTLKDAQRIAAYLGEEINSFALYGELNEKDKEEYIYIHKHQSYYYDLTLEDERLLQLKEKADGSCFFQADDGQCRIYPARPLICRTYPFWLSDNGELIFDGCSSDCRIVCAITGNDDPEDVTKLEDPDGTCRSRALAYIGQSGDSMKEVLGQMMNEIEDYKMNIKSFVAVNAVPVP from the coding sequence ATGTCTAATTATTGTCTTGAATGCTCGAAACAGGGAATGGATTGCTGCAGGGAGTCTCACGCCAAGTTTCTTACACTAAAGGACGCCCAGCGGATAGCCGCATACCTGGGAGAGGAGATTAATTCGTTCGCCCTCTATGGCGAATTAAATGAAAAAGATAAAGAGGAATACATCTACATACACAAGCACCAGAGCTACTACTACGACCTGACCCTGGAGGACGAACGGCTACTGCAGCTTAAGGAAAAGGCCGACGGCTCGTGCTTTTTCCAGGCGGATGACGGACAGTGCAGGATATACCCGGCGCGGCCCCTCATATGCCGCACCTATCCTTTCTGGCTGTCCGATAACGGTGAGTTGATCTTCGACGGATGCAGTTCCGACTGCCGGATCGTGTGCGCCATCACCGGCAATGACGATCCCGAGGATGTCACCAAGCTTGAGGATCCGGACGGGACCTGCCGCAGCCGGGCGCTGGCGTATATTGGCCAGAGCGGGGACTCGATGAAAGAAGTGCTGGGACAGATGATGAATGAAATCGAAGATTACAAGATGAACATAAAATCCTTTGTGGCTGTCAATGCCGTTCCGGTGCCATGA
- a CDS encoding SpoIIE family protein phosphatase, which produces MVWLYNIYFLSNIIAFTVMAVVIYFAFKNRAIIGAKAFIALALLLETGILVDAMAMISAGEEMALFWYSLRFIALAGVPPVWLVFTLHYTGRSHRLTPVRYAMLFAIPVLTQIILWTNGIHGLWVIHDVDFLRAGPFMIANVGARVQGPWFMVHSVFGYCCLLFGITLIFQWSYHMSRLYRSQAMALWLGMIIMTAGSAIPTFNLIPGLIVNPIILGLAVSALFFAWAIFRHRFLDMVPIARDRLIDSMEDCMFVIDRMNRIVDINEPMQRLVAEAFLEIHSEVPELLIGQPITSLILPWRDLAMQFKDTMDIKTEIVLALGGTDHYYDLKISPVMDKVGQQIGRIIVLRDVTGHRLIEDERRLSEARLDALYKLSQTDFPTEKQTVDYALEEAVRLTGSEIGYFHLVSEDKVSLELFTWSRKVMKNCTASKDRHYPLSMAGVWADCARTMRPVVHNDYQNLPGRKGYPEGHSHIVRHMSVPVVRNGRVEAISGVANKGELYNDTDIRQLQLFMDGLWKIIERKRGQEELAQAFKEKEKLLADLQISEKLLRERNEKMEEDLRLAQATQKGIMNSDKPGSDRINVDYRYKPLEMVGGDYFSFFTSRDDVMGLFIGDVTGHGIAAALFTALLKSATSRVFRDYGDTPALFMKNLNRELLDYMTSYFVTGIYCVCSPCGGMEYVDFKFSVGAHPFPIIRSGNGDFSYSGVSNDIIGLTDDVSYTDTVVRLNPGDRIYFYTDGMPETKNSMGEPIGFGDGLIDLFRKADRPALSDTLDAVFDVLAGYRESNPLRDDITVIGIEVNKPALADDDAGACSE; this is translated from the coding sequence ATGGTGTGGTTATATAACATCTATTTTCTCTCAAACATAATCGCCTTTACCGTAATGGCGGTTGTGATATATTTCGCGTTCAAGAACAGGGCCATAATAGGAGCAAAGGCCTTTATAGCCCTGGCCCTGCTGCTGGAAACGGGTATCCTCGTTGACGCCATGGCCATGATCAGCGCCGGCGAAGAGATGGCCCTGTTCTGGTACTCCCTGAGGTTTATCGCCCTGGCGGGCGTCCCGCCGGTATGGCTGGTGTTCACGCTCCATTACACGGGCCGCAGCCATCGTCTCACGCCGGTGCGCTATGCGATGCTCTTCGCGATTCCTGTTTTGACGCAGATAATTCTCTGGACCAACGGTATCCATGGTCTCTGGGTTATCCATGATGTTGATTTTTTACGCGCAGGGCCGTTCATGATCGCGAATGTCGGCGCGCGGGTCCAGGGTCCCTGGTTCATGGTCCACTCCGTTTTCGGTTATTGCTGCCTGCTCTTCGGTATTACGCTTATTTTCCAGTGGTCCTATCACATGTCACGGCTTTACCGGTCCCAGGCCATGGCGCTCTGGCTGGGCATGATAATCATGACTGCCGGGTCGGCAATTCCCACGTTCAATCTTATCCCCGGACTAATAGTGAATCCGATCATCCTGGGGCTCGCGGTGAGCGCGCTCTTCTTCGCCTGGGCAATATTCCGCCACCGTTTTCTCGACATGGTGCCGATTGCCAGGGATAGATTGATCGACAGCATGGAAGACTGCATGTTCGTCATAGACCGGATGAACAGGATCGTTGATATCAACGAACCCATGCAAAGGCTCGTCGCGGAGGCCTTCCTGGAAATCCACAGCGAGGTGCCGGAGTTGCTGATCGGTCAGCCAATAACGTCTTTGATTCTGCCCTGGCGCGACCTGGCGATGCAATTCAAGGACACGATGGATATCAAGACGGAAATAGTTTTGGCGCTTGGCGGGACGGACCATTATTACGACCTCAAGATTTCGCCCGTCATGGATAAAGTCGGGCAGCAGATCGGAAGGATTATCGTGCTTAGAGATGTCACCGGTCACAGGCTGATAGAGGATGAACGCAGGCTCAGCGAGGCCCGCCTGGACGCGCTGTACAAGCTGAGCCAGACCGACTTCCCCACTGAGAAGCAAACCGTCGACTACGCCCTGGAAGAGGCGGTGCGGCTCACGGGCAGTGAAATCGGCTATTTCCATCTTGTCAGCGAGGATAAGGTGAGCCTTGAGCTTTTCACATGGTCCAGGAAGGTCATGAAAAACTGCACAGCGTCAAAGGACCGCCATTACCCCCTGTCCATGGCCGGAGTATGGGCGGATTGCGCCCGCACAATGCGTCCGGTCGTCCACAACGATTACCAGAACCTGCCCGGCCGCAAGGGCTATCCTGAGGGCCATTCCCATATCGTGCGGCACATGAGTGTTCCCGTGGTCCGCAACGGCAGGGTCGAGGCCATTTCTGGCGTGGCCAACAAGGGCGAGCTTTATAATGATACGGATATCCGCCAGCTGCAGCTCTTCATGGATGGTCTGTGGAAGATCATCGAGCGAAAAAGGGGACAGGAGGAGCTGGCGCAGGCCTTCAAGGAGAAGGAAAAGCTGTTGGCCGACCTCCAGATCAGCGAAAAGCTGCTCCGGGAGCGGAATGAAAAGATGGAGGAGGACCTGAGGCTGGCCCAGGCGACGCAAAAGGGAATCATGAATTCCGATAAGCCTGGGAGCGACAGGATCAACGTCGACTACCGGTATAAGCCCCTGGAGATGGTCGGCGGCGATTATTTTTCATTTTTTACATCCCGGGACGATGTCATGGGGCTGTTCATTGGGGACGTGACGGGACACGGCATCGCCGCCGCCCTCTTTACTGCCCTCCTCAAGTCGGCCACCAGCCGCGTCTTCCGCGATTACGGAGACACACCCGCGCTCTTCATGAAAAACCTCAACAGGGAATTGCTTGATTACATGACATCCTACTTCGTGACCGGAATCTACTGCGTCTGCTCGCCCTGCGGCGGCATGGAATACGTCGATTTCAAATTTTCGGTGGGGGCCCATCCGTTTCCGATCATTCGTTCCGGAAACGGGGATTTCAGCTACTCCGGCGTGTCCAATGATATTATCGGGCTCACCGATGATGTGAGCTACACCGATACAGTGGTGCGGCTCAATCCGGGGGACCGGATTTATTTTTATACCGATGGAATGCCGGAAACGAAAAACTCCATGGGCGAGCCTATAGGGTTCGGAGATGGCCTGATCGATCTGTTCCGGAAGGCTGACCGGCCGGCTCTCTCCGATACCCTGGACGCCGTCTTCGACGTACTGGCCGGCTACCGGGAAAGCAATCCCCTTCGCGACGACATCACCGTCATCGGCATCGAGGTTAACAAACCGGCCCTTGCCGATGATGATGCCGGCGCGTGTTCAGAATGA
- a CDS encoding enoyl-CoA hydratase/isomerase family protein, producing MEEEIREYGSCFVTVKDNYAIVTFNRPDKLNAFSPDLFEGIQKAYADAKKDKTIRALIFTGAGDHFSAGGDVALDIEPLKNLSHKEFKEYFDPLVELYMDLYNLDKITIAAVKGFALGAGFEMTLLCDFRIAADTAQLGEFFVRMGLVPEVGMCLLPKIVGPGMARYLCYTGELINAQEAYRIGLVEKVVTADQLLPESEKLARRLARGPAAVGIIKKAMNQIGGQPLELSTDIGVHYQFAASRTKDHAEAVRAFLDKRKPKFTGN from the coding sequence ATGGAAGAAGAAATACGGGAATACGGAAGCTGTTTTGTAACCGTGAAGGATAATTACGCCATCGTGACCTTCAACAGGCCGGATAAGCTTAACGCCTTCAGCCCCGATCTTTTCGAGGGAATTCAAAAAGCATACGCCGATGCCAAGAAGGATAAGACGATACGGGCCCTTATCTTCACCGGCGCCGGGGACCACTTTTCCGCCGGGGGCGACGTCGCTCTTGACATCGAGCCCCTCAAAAATCTCAGCCACAAGGAATTCAAGGAATACTTCGATCCCCTGGTCGAGCTCTACATGGACCTCTATAACCTGGACAAGATCACTATCGCCGCGGTGAAAGGTTTCGCCCTGGGAGCCGGCTTCGAGATGACCCTGCTCTGCGACTTCCGCATCGCCGCTGATACCGCCCAGCTGGGCGAGTTCTTCGTCCGCATGGGTCTTGTCCCGGAAGTGGGCATGTGCCTCCTGCCTAAAATAGTGGGTCCCGGCATGGCGCGCTATCTCTGCTATACCGGCGAGCTTATAAACGCCCAGGAGGCCTACCGTATCGGCCTGGTCGAGAAGGTGGTGACCGCGGACCAGCTACTGCCCGAATCGGAAAAGCTGGCCCGTCGGCTGGCGCGGGGACCCGCTGCGGTCGGGATCATAAAAAAAGCCATGAACCAGATCGGCGGCCAGCCCCTGGAGCTGTCCACCGACATCGGGGTCCATTATCAGTTCGCCGCATCGAGGACGAAGGACCATGCCGAGGCTGTCAGGGCTTTCCTTGACAAACGAAAACCGAAATTCACCGGCAACTGA
- a CDS encoding glycosyltransferase family 1 protein — translation MNVVLSSRGSRGDVYPIIEIGAALKRAGCKVSICVPEMFGPRARSKGLKPLLYSEDSAMVMQELGSGIGAIRTAIDWFSRAIDEQIEFLIGETEGADMLVTSVNEVAVPTVAEYRGIPHYRIAYTPVLPGYHPPPLIPWQKLPAIANKGLWSAVNFGTGLMFRKHINKYRGKLGMADIGGVNSYFTGRSHTVLTINPVLAPPCRSWSKNYDFSYTGYCYGDIDGGLSPDLVRFLEDGPPPVYIGFGSVSVDDSDSFTGLILDAVKRARCRAVLGTGWTGLGKTELPPEIFPVGDTNHATLFSLCAGVAHHGGCGTTHTAARAGVPQFIMPQIADQFYWGHRIHTLGLGPAPVPPKRITVKKLALALSELANNRFMAKNAAALGVEMKDENGIPGVVDIVTGRAVDTELYAGVGGAKA, via the coding sequence ATGAACGTCGTTCTGTCGAGCCGCGGATCCCGCGGCGACGTGTATCCTATCATTGAGATCGGCGCGGCCCTCAAGCGGGCCGGATGCAAGGTGTCGATCTGCGTGCCCGAGATGTTCGGCCCCCGGGCGCGGAGCAAGGGATTGAAGCCGCTTCTCTATTCGGAGGACAGCGCCATGGTCATGCAGGAGCTGGGAAGCGGCATCGGCGCCATCAGGACCGCCATAGACTGGTTCTCGCGGGCCATTGACGAGCAGATCGAGTTTCTCATAGGCGAGACCGAGGGCGCCGATATGCTGGTCACCAGTGTAAACGAGGTGGCCGTACCAACCGTCGCGGAGTACCGCGGCATTCCCCATTACCGGATCGCCTACACGCCGGTGCTCCCCGGTTACCATCCCCCACCCCTCATTCCATGGCAGAAGCTCCCGGCAATAGCCAACAAGGGCCTCTGGAGCGCGGTCAACTTCGGCACGGGTCTCATGTTCAGGAAGCATATCAACAAATATCGCGGAAAGCTGGGCATGGCCGATATCGGCGGCGTGAATTCATATTTCACCGGCCGCAGCCATACGGTGCTCACCATCAATCCGGTGCTGGCGCCGCCCTGCCGCAGCTGGAGCAAAAACTACGATTTCAGCTACACGGGATACTGCTATGGCGACATCGACGGGGGCCTCAGCCCGGACCTTGTCCGGTTCCTGGAGGACGGCCCGCCGCCGGTCTATATCGGCTTCGGCAGCGTCAGCGTCGATGATTCCGACTCATTCACCGGCCTAATCCTCGATGCTGTGAAACGCGCGCGGTGCCGCGCCGTCCTGGGAACGGGATGGACCGGCCTGGGGAAGACCGAGCTCCCGCCGGAGATATTCCCCGTGGGCGACACGAACCACGCGACACTTTTCTCGCTTTGCGCGGGCGTCGCCCACCATGGCGGATGCGGCACTACCCACACCGCGGCCAGAGCCGGCGTACCCCAGTTCATCATGCCCCAGATCGCGGACCAGTTTTACTGGGGCCACCGCATTCACACCCTTGGACTGGGCCCGGCGCCGGTGCCTCCTAAAAGGATAACCGTGAAAAAACTGGCCCTTGCCCTTTCGGAGCTAGCGAACAACAGGTTCATGGCGAAAAACGCGGCTGCACTGGGAGTGGAAATGAAGGACGAGAACGGCATTCCCGGAGTGGTGGATATAGTGACGGGACGCGCTGTCGACACCGAACTGTACGCTGGAGTGGGCGGCGCAAAGGCATGA
- a CDS encoding thiolase family protein, whose product MKDVYITSAVRTPVGKQKGYLREYSAPQLLAVILNETIDRAGIDAAMVDDVITGCVYQVGEQGFNLARMAVLESKLPITIGGITLNRQCGSGLSAIQIAYGMIASGQMDMIIASGCEVMSKYGIASDLNCTLSNGQSAGHPISKGYMEKYGIPNQMGSAQAIANRWKITKEECQDFAIASHEKAARAAGEGYFKKEILPTRGLDKEGNAFVCETDEPVRSGVTREGLNALKILPGTEWMTAGLSSTVTDGASAVMVMSGDKVKELGLKPLARIVANAVVGSDPILMLTGPITATPKVLAKAGLKLSDIDIFEVNEAFAPIPLAWAKELGADMDRLNVNGGALALGHPVGNSGCRLSVTAIHELIRRKGRYALVTLCTGGGQAPATIFERV is encoded by the coding sequence ATGAAAGATGTTTATATTACAAGCGCAGTCAGAACGCCGGTCGGGAAACAGAAAGGGTACCTCAGGGAATATTCGGCTCCGCAGCTTCTTGCCGTTATCCTGAATGAAACTATAGACCGCGCCGGGATAGACGCAGCCATGGTAGACGATGTGATCACCGGCTGCGTTTACCAGGTCGGCGAGCAGGGATTCAACCTGGCCCGCATGGCGGTCCTCGAATCAAAATTGCCGATAACTATCGGCGGCATCACCCTGAACCGCCAGTGCGGGAGCGGTCTCTCCGCGATCCAGATTGCATATGGGATGATCGCTTCAGGCCAGATGGATATGATCATCGCGTCAGGCTGCGAAGTCATGTCAAAGTACGGCATAGCATCAGACTTGAACTGCACTCTTTCAAACGGTCAGAGCGCGGGCCATCCCATCAGCAAAGGCTACATGGAAAAGTACGGAATACCGAACCAGATGGGCTCCGCACAGGCCATTGCGAACCGGTGGAAAATCACCAAAGAAGAATGCCAGGACTTCGCCATTGCGAGCCATGAAAAGGCCGCCAGGGCCGCCGGGGAGGGATATTTCAAGAAAGAGATCCTGCCGACCAGGGGCCTGGACAAGGAGGGCAACGCCTTTGTCTGCGAAACCGATGAGCCGGTCCGCTCCGGCGTGACCAGGGAAGGCCTCAATGCCCTCAAGATTCTCCCCGGGACGGAGTGGATGACCGCGGGCCTGTCAAGCACCGTCACGGACGGCGCATCAGCCGTAATGGTGATGTCCGGTGACAAAGTAAAGGAGCTCGGTTTAAAGCCTCTGGCGCGGATCGTTGCCAATGCGGTGGTCGGCTCGGATCCCATATTGATGCTCACCGGACCCATAACCGCCACACCGAAGGTGCTGGCAAAGGCGGGACTGAAACTGTCAGATATAGACATTTTCGAGGTCAACGAGGCCTTTGCGCCGATACCGCTGGCCTGGGCGAAGGAGCTCGGTGCTGACATGGACAGGCTGAATGTCAATGGCGGCGCTCTCGCGCTGGGCCACCCTGTGGGGAACAGCGGCTGCCGCCTTTCCGTTACCGCCATTCATGAATTGATCCGCCGCAAAGGAAGATACGCATTGGTCACGCTCTGCACGGGCGGCGGCCAGGCGCCGGCGACGATATTTGAGAGGGTATAA